A single genomic interval of Alteromonas sp. BL110 harbors:
- the recG gene encoding ATP-dependent DNA helicase RecG translates to MQALATTPITALKGVGAKVAEKLNKIGLFTLQDILFHLPHRYEDRTRIYSVAECRPFTHVSVQGEVMSADIQYGKKRMLVVKLSDGTGTITLRFFHFGAVQRSIMTPGNTVRCFGEVRTGKWGIEMMHPEFKLVDEDAPPTEESLTPVYPTTDGVKQLTLRNLTDQALQLLDKGALADLLPEGIYDDQISLNEALHLVHRPPPDVDVHEMEEGLHPAQYRLILEELLSHHLSVLKVRKQSDAQPGIPIKVNQPLIDKMLAQLPFSPTGAQARVVEDIQKDMQHARPMMRLVQGDVGSGKTLVAALAALSAIGAGHQVALMAPTELLAEQHANNFRGWLEPLGIEVGWLAGKLKGKARNEVMARLEAGDIQMLVGTHAIFQESVNYQQLALVIVDEQHRFGVHQRLALRDKGEQQGRYPHQLIMTATPIPRTLAMTAYADLDTSIIDELPPGRTPVQTVVLPDTRRADVIERVRQACKDNGRQAYWVCTLIDESEVLECQAAEDAAVTLRTALPDLQVGLVHGRLKPAEKAQVMADFKDGKLDLLVATTVIEVGVDVPNASIMIIENPERLGLAQLHQLRGRVGRGAVESQCVLMYQSPLSKTATQRLGVLRESNDGFYIAQRDLEIRGPGEFMGTKQTGMAELKIADLVRDAALIPKVQEIAYTLWDKYPSHAQAIINRWIGHKEQYGHA, encoded by the coding sequence ATGCAAGCACTGGCCACTACACCCATAACTGCGCTTAAAGGCGTAGGCGCAAAGGTGGCAGAAAAGCTCAATAAAATTGGCTTGTTTACCCTTCAAGATATTCTGTTTCACCTCCCTCATCGCTACGAAGACAGAACCCGTATTTACAGCGTGGCAGAATGCCGCCCGTTTACCCATGTAAGCGTACAGGGCGAGGTAATGAGTGCCGACATTCAATACGGCAAGAAACGCATGCTCGTGGTAAAGCTAAGCGACGGCACAGGTACAATAACCCTTAGGTTTTTCCACTTTGGCGCCGTACAGCGGTCTATCATGACGCCAGGAAACACGGTGCGCTGTTTCGGCGAAGTGCGTACTGGCAAGTGGGGCATTGAAATGATGCACCCTGAATTTAAGCTAGTGGACGAAGACGCGCCACCCACAGAAGAGTCACTTACGCCGGTTTACCCGACGACAGATGGCGTAAAACAACTTACTTTGCGCAATTTAACTGACCAAGCCTTACAGCTTTTAGATAAAGGCGCGTTGGCCGATTTGCTACCAGAAGGCATTTATGACGATCAGATTAGCCTTAACGAAGCGCTTCATTTGGTGCACCGCCCGCCGCCTGATGTAGACGTACATGAAATGGAAGAGGGGCTGCACCCTGCTCAATATCGATTAATTCTGGAAGAACTGCTGTCTCATCATTTAAGTGTGCTTAAGGTACGAAAGCAATCAGACGCGCAGCCTGGTATTCCTATTAAGGTTAACCAACCGCTTATCGATAAAATGCTAGCTCAGCTGCCGTTTTCGCCTACCGGTGCACAGGCAAGGGTAGTCGAAGATATACAAAAAGATATGCAGCACGCGCGGCCTATGATGCGCCTTGTACAAGGTGATGTGGGCTCGGGTAAAACCTTAGTTGCAGCACTGGCCGCGTTATCGGCCATTGGCGCTGGGCACCAGGTAGCGTTAATGGCACCAACAGAGCTATTGGCCGAGCAACACGCCAATAACTTTCGAGGTTGGCTAGAGCCACTAGGTATTGAAGTGGGCTGGCTTGCCGGAAAGCTGAAAGGTAAAGCGCGCAATGAAGTTATGGCGCGCTTAGAGGCTGGTGATATTCAAATGTTGGTGGGTACTCACGCCATTTTCCAAGAAAGCGTGAACTATCAGCAGCTAGCGCTGGTTATTGTGGATGAGCAGCACCGTTTCGGTGTACATCAGCGTTTAGCTCTGCGTGATAAAGGCGAACAACAAGGTCGCTATCCTCACCAGTTAATTATGACGGCAACGCCTATTCCAAGAACATTGGCCATGACAGCTTATGCCGATTTAGATACTTCGATAATTGATGAACTGCCGCCCGGCAGAACGCCGGTACAAACCGTGGTGCTTCCTGATACACGCCGCGCCGATGTGATAGAACGCGTGCGTCAGGCGTGTAAAGATAATGGCAGACAGGCTTATTGGGTGTGTACGCTTATCGATGAGTCGGAAGTGTTGGAGTGTCAGGCAGCTGAAGACGCTGCGGTAACCTTGCGTACCGCATTGCCAGATTTGCAAGTAGGCTTAGTTCATGGACGGTTAAAGCCTGCTGAAAAAGCACAGGTTATGGCCGACTTTAAAGACGGTAAGCTGGACTTACTGGTGGCTACGACGGTTATTGAGGTAGGTGTAGACGTACCTAATGCCAGCATCATGATAATAGAAAACCCTGAGCGCCTGGGTTTGGCACAGCTTCACCAGTTACGAGGCCGAGTTGGTCGTGGTGCAGTAGAAAGTCAGTGTGTACTTATGTACCAAAGTCCGCTATCTAAAACCGCTACTCAGCGCCTTGGTGTACTGCGTGAGTCTAACGACGGGTTTTATATTGCCCAGCGTGATCTGGAAATTCGAGGGCCGGGTGAATTTATGGGTACGAAACAAACCGGAATGGCGGAGCTTAAAATAGCTGATCTAGTACGCGATGCTGCTCTTATTCCTAAAGTACAAGAAATTGCCTATACCCTTTGGGACAAATACCCGTCTCACGCTCAAGCTATCATTAATAGATGGATAGGGCATAAGGAGCAATACGGCCATGCTTAA
- a CDS encoding peroxiredoxin, producing MIQVGGTLPEVDFSLLENGEITNPGTNEMFSEKRVVLFAVPGAFTPTCSQAHLPGYVALADKLKAKGVDSIICLSVNDAFVMDAWGKANNAEEITMLADGNGFFTKQIGLDMSTGNFGGLRSLRYSMLVEDGEVKKLNVEDPGRFDVSDAQSMLDSL from the coding sequence ATGATACAAGTTGGGGGCACTTTGCCTGAAGTAGATTTTAGCCTTTTAGAAAATGGCGAAATAACTAACCCAGGAACGAACGAAATGTTTTCGGAAAAGCGCGTTGTACTATTCGCAGTACCTGGCGCTTTTACACCTACTTGCTCACAAGCACATTTGCCAGGCTATGTAGCGCTTGCTGATAAGCTTAAGGCAAAAGGTGTTGATAGTATTATTTGCCTTAGTGTGAACGATGCATTCGTTATGGATGCATGGGGTAAAGCAAATAATGCAGAAGAAATTACTATGCTGGCCGACGGTAATGGTTTCTTTACCAAGCAAATTGGCTTAGACATGAGTACAGGTAACTTCGGTGGCTTGCGTTCGCTACGCTATTCTATGCTAGTAGAAGATGGCGAAGTGAAAAAGCTAAACGTTGAAGACCCTGGTCGTTTTGACGTAAGCGATGCCCAGAGCATGTTAGATAGCCTTTAA
- the rpoZ gene encoding DNA-directed RNA polymerase subunit omega gives MARVTVEDAVDKIGNRFDLVLVAARRARQIATGGKDPMVDVQNDKPTVTALREIEEGLVTASTLEQAELQAQEQQEHAEFASVANILSDQ, from the coding sequence ATGGCTCGCGTAACTGTAGAAGATGCCGTAGATAAAATTGGTAACCGCTTTGACCTAGTGCTTGTTGCTGCACGCCGTGCTCGTCAAATTGCCACTGGAGGCAAAGATCCTATGGTTGACGTTCAAAACGATAAGCCAACGGTAACAGCGCTTCGTGAAATTGAAGAAGGTTTGGTAACTGCATCGACTCTTGAACAAGCAGAACTTCAAGCACAAGAGCAGCAAGAACACGCTGAATTTGCATCAGTGGCAAATATTCTATCTGATCAATAA
- the trmH gene encoding tRNA (guanosine(18)-2'-O)-methyltransferase TrmH, with the protein MSPERYQRIRDVLEKRQTDLTVCLENVHKPHNVSAIVRTCDAVGIHRVHTVWEKKYQFRRGTAMGSQQWVRQTNHDGISDAMAELKGQGMQVLVTHLSDTAVDFRDVDYTKPTAILFGQEKYGASDEAKAIADQDIVIPMMGMVQSLNVSVAAALVLYEAQRQRTIAGMYNTQQLPEEECQALAFQNGYPRLYKLCQRKGLPLPAINTLGEVDAEDSWWQEMQITKAEANALEAD; encoded by the coding sequence ATGTCACCTGAGCGTTACCAACGCATTAGAGATGTGTTGGAAAAAAGGCAAACTGACCTTACGGTTTGTCTTGAAAATGTGCATAAGCCTCACAATGTTTCTGCCATAGTGCGAACCTGTGACGCCGTTGGAATTCATCGCGTTCACACCGTGTGGGAAAAGAAATACCAGTTTCGACGTGGCACGGCCATGGGCAGCCAGCAATGGGTGCGCCAAACCAACCACGATGGTATTAGCGATGCAATGGCTGAGCTAAAAGGCCAAGGTATGCAGGTGCTGGTCACTCATTTATCTGATACAGCGGTAGATTTTCGCGATGTTGATTACACAAAGCCTACTGCTATCTTATTCGGCCAAGAGAAATACGGTGCCTCTGATGAGGCGAAAGCCATTGCCGATCAAGACATCGTTATTCCCATGATGGGCATGGTGCAGTCGCTAAATGTATCGGTAGCCGCAGCGTTGGTGCTTTATGAAGCCCAGCGTCAGCGTACTATTGCGGGTATGTACAACACCCAGCAGTTACCTGAAGAAGAATGCCAGGCATTGGCATTTCAAAATGGTTACCCTCGTTTGTATAAACTTTGCCAACGCAAAGGTTTGCCACTACCTGCTATTAATACTCTAGGTGAAGTGGATGCCGAAGATAGCTGGTGGCAAGAAATGCAAATTACGAAAGCAGAAGCTAACGCGCTAGAAGCCGACTAG
- a CDS encoding ABC transporter permease produces MTKWPKSYPLALLIALMALLPVGVLFSLAQDSAQLFDTHNLRVLGNTISLVVLTIIGSVLIGVPLAFLTAYVQMPFKRFWLILLAAPLALPSYIGAFAMYFSFGRGGEIENILGFSTPPISGLWGSALVMSLYTYPFVMMTTRSSLLSLDASLVNAARTLGLSLGASLWRVVLPRVVNSVAAGALLAALYALSDFGTPAIMGFDTFTRVIFVEYNAFGLSQAAMLSLQLMVIVGLILFIESRIGGAQERPGKHLSLFPARWQRNLMLLATMPVVFMAIVLPLAIFTLWLVREGTGGFELSYAWNSAHASFIAAIVAVLLAIPVAHAAIAGKAGRFMERITYFGFGVPGIVMGTALVYVGLKYLPALYQTLTLLVMAYVLRFIPLAVGSVRSTAENIDSGLVKAARVLGASPREAFIRVTLPLTLRGMIAGAALVFLEAMRELPATLMLGPTGFETLATYMWRVYEAGYFGRAAVPGLLLVLLSGVGLVLMLSGERKAQFTVTEDDRS; encoded by the coding sequence GTGACAAAATGGCCAAAGTCGTATCCACTGGCACTACTTATTGCGCTGATGGCTTTATTGCCCGTCGGCGTTTTATTTTCTTTAGCTCAAGATAGTGCGCAACTTTTCGATACCCATAACCTTCGTGTGCTAGGCAATACTATCTCATTGGTAGTGCTTACTATCATTGGTTCGGTGCTTATAGGTGTCCCCCTTGCCTTTTTAACTGCCTATGTGCAAATGCCATTTAAACGGTTCTGGCTTATTTTGCTGGCCGCGCCGCTGGCCCTGCCAAGCTATATTGGCGCATTCGCCATGTATTTTTCTTTCGGTCGTGGTGGCGAAATAGAAAATATATTAGGGTTTTCTACCCCGCCAATTAGCGGTTTGTGGGGCTCTGCTTTGGTTATGAGCCTATACACCTATCCTTTTGTGATGATGACAACCCGTTCAAGCTTGCTGAGTTTAGATGCCAGTTTGGTTAACGCGGCGCGTACACTAGGGCTATCGCTAGGCGCAAGTTTATGGCGTGTGGTGCTACCGCGGGTAGTAAATAGCGTTGCTGCGGGAGCATTGCTTGCTGCGCTTTACGCGTTATCTGATTTTGGCACGCCCGCGATAATGGGCTTTGACACCTTCACTCGCGTTATTTTTGTTGAATACAACGCTTTTGGTTTAAGTCAAGCGGCTATGCTAAGCCTGCAGCTTATGGTGATTGTTGGGCTTATTCTGTTTATAGAAAGTCGAATAGGTGGGGCTCAAGAACGCCCAGGAAAGCACTTGTCCTTGTTTCCTGCGCGCTGGCAGCGAAACCTAATGCTGCTTGCGACTATGCCCGTAGTTTTTATGGCCATTGTACTTCCCCTTGCTATCTTTACGCTGTGGTTAGTGCGAGAGGGGACAGGCGGCTTTGAATTAAGCTATGCGTGGAATTCAGCCCATGCGTCGTTTATCGCCGCGATTGTAGCCGTGCTACTTGCCATTCCGGTGGCTCACGCGGCCATTGCAGGTAAAGCTGGCCGCTTTATGGAGCGTATTACTTATTTCGGCTTTGGCGTTCCGGGCATTGTTATGGGAACAGCGCTGGTTTATGTGGGCCTTAAATATCTGCCTGCGCTGTATCAAACCTTAACTTTGTTGGTGATGGCCTATGTACTGCGTTTTATTCCTCTTGCGGTAGGAAGCGTTAGAAGTACCGCTGAGAATATTGATTCGGGATTAGTGAAGGCTGCACGCGTGCTTGGTGCTAGCCCAAGAGAAGCCTTTATACGAGTTACGCTGCCCTTAACCCTTCGTGGTATGATTGCAGGGGCTGCTTTAGTATTTTTGGAAGCCATGCGTGAGCTGCCCGCCACCTTAATGTTGGGGCCTACAGGTTTTGAAACCTTAGCTACTTACATGTGGCGTGTTTACGAGGCAGGTTACTTTGGACGCGCTGCCGTACCTGGGCTTCTACTGGTTTTATTATCTGGCGTGGGGCTGGTTCTCATGCTGTCGGGCGAAAGAAAAGCCCAGTTTACTGTTACCGAGGATGATCGTTCGTAA
- a CDS encoding extracellular solute-binding protein, whose translation MQRRTFLQGLAAAGALTGLPFSFAHAMTQTGSVSVESLPKLEGDLTLYLGRGEGGLYENVLKAIEKRNPKLNLKVRRGGSAALANTIVAETKAGVKRADLFWAVDTGSIGVVTDTGAAKPLPDDLRSQLREDFQYPSWSPVTGRVRTLPYNTERVKPEQIPESVMALADSDLKIGWAPAYSSFQSFVTAMRILEGDKATKAWLKGINKHSKKYAGELGVVMGVERGEVDIGFANHYYTLRLKSGKPNANVALAYSKGDAGCLVNASGIVALSDGDLPVNFIRYLLSHEVQSYLAREAYEIPLVQGVEPPQGLADLSTLSPPEMDLRKLADLRPTLNLMREVGVL comes from the coding sequence ATGCAACGTAGAACATTCTTGCAAGGTCTAGCCGCAGCTGGTGCATTAACTGGCTTGCCGTTTAGCTTTGCTCACGCTATGACCCAAACAGGCAGCGTGTCAGTAGAGTCTTTGCCTAAACTAGAAGGTGATCTCACCTTATATTTGGGGCGTGGTGAAGGCGGCCTGTACGAAAATGTTCTAAAAGCCATCGAAAAACGCAACCCTAAACTAAACTTAAAAGTTAGACGCGGCGGTTCAGCAGCACTGGCAAATACCATTGTTGCTGAAACAAAAGCTGGCGTTAAACGTGCTGACCTGTTTTGGGCTGTAGATACGGGCTCTATTGGTGTTGTTACTGATACCGGCGCTGCAAAGCCGTTGCCTGACGATTTGCGTTCACAGCTTCGCGAAGACTTTCAGTATCCTAGCTGGTCACCGGTAACAGGTCGTGTGCGCACACTGCCGTATAACACAGAACGTGTTAAGCCCGAGCAAATCCCAGAAAGCGTGATGGCGTTAGCAGATAGTGATTTAAAAATTGGCTGGGCTCCCGCTTATTCGTCATTCCAGTCTTTCGTTACCGCCATGCGCATTTTGGAAGGCGATAAAGCGACCAAAGCGTGGCTTAAAGGCATTAATAAGCACTCTAAAAAGTACGCCGGTGAGCTTGGTGTAGTGATGGGCGTTGAACGTGGTGAAGTAGATATTGGTTTTGCTAATCACTACTACACCCTTCGTCTTAAATCAGGTAAGCCAAACGCGAATGTGGCTCTTGCTTACAGTAAAGGCGATGCGGGATGCCTCGTTAACGCTTCAGGCATTGTGGCGTTGAGCGACGGTGATTTGCCGGTTAACTTTATTCGATACCTGCTGTCGCATGAAGTGCAGTCTTACCTTGCTCGCGAAGCATATGAAATACCTTTGGTTCAAGGGGTTGAACCACCACAGGGCTTAGCGGATTTAAGTACGCTTTCGCCACCTGAAATGGACCTTCGTAAACTGGCTGATTTACGCCCAACACTTAACCTTATGAGGGAAGTTGGCGTACTGTGA
- the spoT gene encoding bifunctional GTP diphosphokinase/guanosine-3',5'-bis pyrophosphate 3'-pyrophosphohydrolase, which produces MYLFEGLKQKVVEYLPAERVQLVQDSFVLAQDAHDGQMRSSGDPYITHPVAVAGILADMHLDHETIMAALLHDVIEDTHYSKEDLAEAFGETVAELVEGVSKLDKLAFSTKQEAQAENFRKMMMAMVQDIRVILIKLADRTHNMRTLGSLRPDKRRRIARETLEIYAPIAHRLGIHDIKNELEDLGFQAMYPMRHRALKSAVRQARGNRKEIIENIREELNTRLDAYEIESDVLGREKHLYSIYRKMKNKELMFNEVMDIYAFRIVVKSVDSCYRALGAMHGLYKPIENRFKDYIAIPRTNGYQSLHTSLIGPHGIPVEIQIRTQEMDQMADKGVAAHWLYKEPGDNGTTAQLRARKWMQSLLELQQSASSSFEFIESVKTDLFPDEIYVFTPDGRIIELPTGATAVDFAYAVHSDVGNTCVGVRVERRNFSLSKPLENGQTVEIITSPKAKPNANWLNFVVSARARTRIRQYLRKQHSQEAVNMGNRLLRHALGSVKLDDIPNEDIERVVAETKHANFDDLLVDIGLGNELSAIVARRLLGESTTDLSDKKGNVAIRGTEGLLVHYSRCCHPIPDDEIVAVLSPGRGMTIHQIGCNNIRKLTREEPQRVLPMQWDDNPQGEFKASLRIELINHQGTLATLTNTISGCDSNIIGLQTEEKESNIYFIDLELTTHNRVHLARVMKKIRTMPEVQKVSRHSQSRH; this is translated from the coding sequence GTGTATTTGTTTGAAGGTTTAAAGCAGAAAGTTGTAGAGTACTTGCCAGCAGAGCGCGTTCAGCTGGTTCAGGATTCTTTTGTGCTAGCTCAAGATGCGCACGATGGGCAAATGCGTTCAAGTGGCGATCCGTATATTACTCACCCTGTGGCTGTCGCGGGTATTCTTGCCGATATGCACCTTGATCACGAAACGATCATGGCAGCGCTTCTTCACGACGTTATTGAAGATACCCATTACAGCAAAGAAGATTTAGCTGAAGCGTTTGGTGAGACCGTTGCCGAACTGGTAGAAGGTGTTAGTAAGCTAGATAAACTTGCTTTTAGCACTAAACAAGAAGCGCAGGCGGAAAACTTTCGCAAAATGATGATGGCCATGGTGCAAGACATCAGGGTTATTCTTATTAAGCTTGCAGACCGCACCCACAATATGCGCACGCTGGGCTCTCTACGTCCTGATAAGCGCCGTCGTATAGCTCGCGAAACGCTAGAAATATATGCACCTATAGCCCACCGTTTGGGTATTCACGATATTAAAAATGAGCTTGAAGATTTAGGTTTTCAGGCCATGTACCCCATGCGTCATCGGGCATTAAAATCTGCGGTACGTCAAGCGCGGGGAAATCGTAAAGAAATCATCGAGAATATTCGCGAAGAGCTTAACACGCGCCTTGATGCCTACGAGATAGAGTCTGATGTATTAGGCCGTGAGAAGCACCTGTATTCCATTTACCGAAAAATGAAAAACAAAGAACTTATGTTCAACGAGGTAATGGATATTTATGCGTTTCGTATAGTCGTTAAATCAGTAGACAGCTGCTATCGCGCGCTTGGCGCCATGCATGGTTTGTACAAGCCAATTGAAAACCGCTTTAAAGACTATATTGCTATTCCTCGTACTAACGGCTATCAGTCGTTACATACGTCGTTAATTGGTCCTCATGGTATTCCTGTTGAAATTCAAATTCGAACCCAGGAAATGGACCAAATGGCAGATAAAGGGGTAGCTGCGCACTGGCTTTATAAAGAGCCGGGCGATAATGGTACTACTGCACAGCTACGTGCTCGCAAGTGGATGCAAAGCTTGCTTGAGCTACAACAATCGGCTAGTTCATCGTTTGAATTCATCGAATCGGTTAAGACTGATCTATTTCCTGATGAAATTTACGTATTTACGCCAGACGGGCGAATTATCGAGCTGCCAACGGGCGCAACCGCCGTCGACTTTGCCTACGCGGTACACTCTGATGTAGGTAATACCTGTGTAGGTGTGCGCGTTGAGCGCAGGAACTTCAGCTTAAGTAAGCCCCTTGAAAACGGCCAAACCGTGGAAATTATTACCTCGCCTAAAGCGAAGCCTAATGCGAACTGGCTAAACTTTGTGGTGAGTGCCCGCGCGCGAACGCGTATCCGCCAATACCTGCGTAAACAGCATTCTCAAGAAGCTGTGAACATGGGGAACCGACTGCTTCGCCATGCGTTAGGTAGCGTTAAATTAGACGATATTCCAAATGAAGATATCGAACGTGTGGTAGCGGAAACCAAGCACGCTAATTTTGACGATTTGTTAGTAGATATTGGCCTTGGTAACGAGCTAAGCGCCATCGTAGCGCGCCGTTTATTAGGTGAAAGCACCACTGATTTATCTGACAAAAAAGGCAATGTGGCTATTCGCGGTACAGAAGGCTTGCTTGTGCACTATTCTCGCTGTTGCCATCCTATTCCTGACGATGAAATTGTAGCGGTATTAAGCCCAGGCCGCGGTATGACTATTCACCAAATTGGGTGCAATAACATTCGCAAGCTTACTCGAGAAGAGCCTCAGCGCGTGCTGCCTATGCAATGGGACGACAACCCGCAGGGTGAATTCAAAGCATCACTGCGCATAGAACTGATAAACCATCAGGGCACACTGGCAACTTTAACGAACACTATTTCAGGGTGCGATTCCAACATCATTGGTCTGCAAACTGAAGAAAAAGAGAGTAATATCTACTTTATCGACCTAGAACTTACCACGCACAACCGAGTGCACTTGGCGCGAGTAATGAAGAAAATACGCACCATGCCGGAAGTTCAGAAAGTGTCTCGTCATAGTCAATCACGACACTAA
- a CDS encoding class I SAM-dependent methyltransferase: MLKSVPLVIFNDTSRDDAELISAISEKWGFPVISDGEKPDEGLYLQVQNGVLGLADAGEKKVHPVEVDFASPASLYRKQHGGGRKEPIVKAIGLKGNEAWHVVDATPGLGRDAFVLVSVGCKVTMIERSPVVAALLEDGIRRLALSFPELAAKMSLQHGNSAEVMQYFTGENVNAIYLDPMFPHKKKSALVKKEMRLFQQLLGHDPDADALLPPALKLATHRVVVKRPNSADVLAGIKASMAIESKKHRFDVYLCQKNLGE, translated from the coding sequence ATGCTTAAAAGTGTGCCTTTAGTTATCTTCAATGACACAAGTCGCGATGACGCCGAATTAATAAGCGCAATCAGCGAAAAATGGGGCTTTCCTGTTATCAGTGATGGTGAAAAGCCCGACGAAGGCTTGTATCTACAGGTGCAAAATGGCGTGCTGGGCCTTGCTGACGCAGGTGAGAAAAAAGTGCATCCCGTTGAAGTAGATTTTGCGTCACCGGCCAGCTTATATCGCAAGCAACATGGCGGTGGGCGAAAAGAACCCATAGTTAAAGCTATTGGCCTTAAAGGCAATGAAGCGTGGCATGTGGTAGATGCAACGCCAGGACTTGGGCGTGATGCCTTTGTGTTGGTTAGCGTGGGCTGCAAGGTCACTATGATTGAACGATCGCCTGTGGTTGCCGCCTTGCTTGAAGATGGTATTCGCAGATTAGCACTTAGTTTTCCAGAACTTGCAGCTAAAATGTCGCTTCAGCATGGAAATAGCGCTGAGGTAATGCAATACTTCACTGGTGAGAATGTGAACGCTATTTATCTAGACCCCATGTTCCCACACAAAAAGAAGTCAGCCTTGGTGAAAAAGGAAATGCGGCTGTTTCAGCAACTGCTTGGTCATGACCCAGACGCAGATGCGCTGTTACCGCCAGCACTAAAGCTAGCTACGCACCGGGTAGTGGTTAAACGCCCAAACAGTGCAGATGTGCTGGCAGGAATAAAAGCATCAATGGCTATTGAAAGCAAAAAACACAGATTTGATGTGTATTTGTGTCAAAAAAATCTAGGAGAGTAG
- a CDS encoding RidA family protein, which produces MSKSIIQTDKAPAAIGTYSQAVKAGTTVYLSGQIPLVAETMEMVSDDFEAQAVQVFENIKAVCDAAGGTTNDLVKVNIFLIDLGHFATVNEIMSRYFNKPYPARAAVQVSALPKGAQIEIDGVMELPE; this is translated from the coding sequence ATGTCTAAGTCTATTATTCAGACCGATAAGGCACCTGCTGCTATTGGTACTTACAGCCAAGCGGTAAAAGCAGGCACCACTGTTTACCTTTCAGGCCAAATTCCATTGGTTGCAGAAACCATGGAAATGGTTTCTGACGATTTTGAAGCGCAAGCGGTACAAGTTTTTGAAAACATTAAAGCTGTTTGTGACGCTGCTGGCGGCACCACGAACGACTTAGTAAAAGTGAATATCTTTCTGATTGATCTGGGTCACTTCGCAACGGTTAACGAAATTATGAGCCGTTACTTCAATAAGCCTTACCCAGCTCGCGCTGCCGTTCAGGTATCAGCGCTGCCTAAAGGCGCACAAATTGAAATTGATGGTGTGATGGAACTGCCGGAGTAA
- a CDS encoding ABC transporter ATP-binding protein, which yields MLSVSNLSVNYGSTRVVDKLNLELGQDEILMLVGPTGCGKTTILQALAGLIPISEGAMSLGNWESTANKHVPPEKRNVGMVFQDFALFPHLTVQQNVCFRLKDTKLADHWLKLLGLDNFRDAKPARLSGGQKQRVALARTLAHEPSFVLLDEPLSNLDAALKDSLRWEIRDALKKAGVPAIWVTHDQEEALSVGDRVGILNKGVLEQLDTPEACYSSPASRFVARFMGEASFLSATFDASEVNTDKTVVTEIGKVPGTPLQGANGNVDLLVRPDDLSLDAAHSETNCTVKWVRYEGESRLYAVVLDSGDELKVRVSHENAVKPNSRAFVQLITTHPLAVFPKN from the coding sequence ATGCTTAGTGTAAGTAATTTGTCAGTGAATTATGGGTCTACCCGCGTTGTCGACAAGTTAAATCTTGAGCTTGGGCAAGACGAAATCCTGATGTTGGTGGGGCCAACTGGCTGCGGTAAAACTACTATTTTGCAAGCATTGGCAGGGCTTATCCCTATTTCAGAAGGCGCTATGAGCCTAGGTAATTGGGAAAGTACAGCAAATAAACACGTGCCGCCTGAAAAGCGTAACGTTGGTATGGTGTTCCAAGACTTTGCGTTATTTCCCCATCTTACCGTTCAGCAAAACGTATGCTTTCGTTTAAAAGACACTAAGCTTGCGGATCACTGGCTTAAACTGTTAGGTCTAGATAATTTCCGCGATGCTAAACCTGCACGTCTTTCAGGTGGTCAAAAGCAGCGTGTTGCATTAGCCCGTACCCTAGCGCACGAACCTTCTTTTGTACTGCTAGACGAGCCCCTTTCAAACTTAGATGCAGCGTTAAAAGACAGCTTGCGTTGGGAAATTCGCGATGCGCTTAAAAAGGCAGGCGTACCCGCAATTTGGGTAACGCACGATCAGGAAGAAGCATTAAGTGTTGGCGATAGAGTAGGGATACTGAATAAAGGTGTACTGGAGCAATTAGACACCCCTGAAGCCTGCTACTCTTCACCAGCTAGCCGCTTTGTGGCGCGTTTTATGGGTGAGGCAAGCTTTTTAAGTGCAACATTTGATGCTAGTGAAGTAAATACAGACAAAACAGTTGTTACAGAGATCGGCAAGGTGCCAGGCACGCCGCTTCAAGGCGCTAACGGCAATGTAGATTTGCTGGTACGCCCTGATGATTTAAGTTTAGATGCAGCCCATAGCGAAACTAACTGTACGGTGAAGTGGGTGCGTTATGAGGGCGAAAGTCGACTTTACGCTGTTGTACTAGATAGCGGTGATGAACTTAAAGTACGTGTAAGTCATGAGAATGCGGTTAAGCCAAATTCTCGTGCTTTCGTTCAGTTAATTACTACTCATCCTTTAGCCGTATTTCCAAAAAACTAA